A genomic stretch from Halarchaeum grantii includes:
- a CDS encoding TetR/AcrR family transcriptional regulator, which yields MANEPLFPKNPDETQTSIMEATFDALAEYGYSDLTINRVSQHFDKSEGIIFYHYDGKDELLLDLLNYLLERVENGAIQLSNEASPKTHLRTLLDKTLPSADETQERDYEKVLIELRTQAIHDEDYRECFNRSHQGFRETVREIIEAGIETGDFNEVDPELVADFVMTLVSGEIFDRLTMNSNRMVRSELDSYIETRLLADQPN from the coding sequence ATGGCGAATGAGCCGCTTTTCCCAAAGAATCCCGACGAAACCCAGACATCAATCATGGAGGCGACATTTGATGCGCTAGCCGAATATGGATATAGTGATCTTACGATTAACCGAGTCAGCCAACACTTCGACAAATCAGAGGGTATTATTTTCTATCATTATGATGGGAAAGACGAGCTCCTACTTGATCTCCTTAATTACCTGCTTGAACGCGTTGAGAACGGTGCAATTCAACTCTCTAATGAGGCCTCTCCAAAAACTCATCTTCGAACACTCCTTGACAAGACCCTACCTTCCGCTGATGAAACACAGGAACGAGATTATGAGAAGGTGCTAATCGAATTACGAACACAGGCAATTCATGATGAAGACTACCGAGAGTGTTTCAATCGATCACACCAAGGCTTCCGAGAAACCGTCCGAGAGATAATTGAGGCTGGTATTGAAACAGGCGACTTTAACGAGGTCGATCCAGAGCTAGTCGCAGATTTCGTAATGACACTTGTCAGTGGCGAGATCTTCGACCGACTCACAATGAATTCGAACCGGATGGTCCGCTCCGAGCTCGACAGCTATATTGAAACCCGTCTTTTGGCTGACCAGCCGAACTAA
- a CDS encoding CARDB domain-containing protein — translation MTARGLTFEPQDDNIPIDIHAGQVSVGNFQTGSTQQTVSVTVPSDTEPGKYQIPIKYTYSHTRHISYDASGQDEGADSTRTETGSITIRVKEDARFEVVETNATAQIGDDSDISMAIRNTGSEVAKGSSVTAESKSSSLTFESGDTSSTTYVGDWQPGEVRNVTYNVKLESDAIIRGYTVDLAVGYNDIDGISHTSEPLPTVVQSTPEQSFAFKDISSSLRVGENGQITGAIKNTGPNPVKSVSVHPAENLSSIVPSEESVVVGSLAPSESRAFRLPIEVTSEGEPGEKLIGLNVQYRDGDGDRKIFDKRDISAAVGPSRDAFKLAFSDKTITVGSSRTLSVEVTNNLNQTVTDIDARMFADDPLNTGKTDTSYIKSLEPGESTTVKFDVSASSAATAENTYPVSFDFRYTDRRGNTHLSDTFRYPLNAVQSTGGSGPPLALIGGVIIVVLGGAAVVYRRYN, via the coding sequence ATGACCGCGAGAGGGCTGACATTCGAACCTCAGGATGACAATATACCGATTGACATCCATGCTGGGCAGGTATCAGTCGGCAATTTCCAGACCGGAAGTACACAACAGACAGTCTCCGTCACTGTCCCAAGTGATACCGAACCAGGGAAATATCAAATACCGATTAAATACACGTATTCTCATACACGACATATCAGCTACGACGCCAGTGGACAAGATGAAGGAGCTGACTCAACGCGGACGGAAACGGGTTCGATAACGATCCGTGTTAAGGAGGACGCTAGATTCGAAGTTGTCGAGACAAATGCGACGGCACAGATTGGTGACGATAGCGATATCTCGATGGCGATTCGAAATACTGGCTCGGAAGTCGCAAAGGGGTCAAGCGTGACTGCAGAATCCAAAAGCAGCTCATTGACGTTTGAATCCGGAGATACGTCCTCGACTACCTACGTCGGCGACTGGCAGCCCGGTGAGGTACGGAACGTCACCTATAATGTCAAACTAGAATCCGATGCTATTATCCGTGGATACACGGTCGATTTGGCCGTCGGTTACAACGATATTGACGGGATCAGTCACACATCCGAACCATTACCGACTGTCGTCCAGTCGACCCCTGAGCAATCATTCGCCTTCAAGGACATCTCGTCGTCGCTTCGCGTCGGAGAAAACGGCCAAATCACGGGAGCCATCAAGAATACTGGTCCAAATCCCGTCAAAAGCGTCTCGGTCCACCCGGCCGAAAATCTCTCGTCAATCGTTCCCAGTGAAGAATCTGTTGTCGTCGGCTCACTTGCTCCCAGTGAGTCTAGGGCGTTCCGTCTCCCGATAGAGGTCACCAGTGAGGGGGAGCCTGGAGAGAAATTAATCGGACTTAATGTCCAATACCGAGACGGGGACGGTGATCGGAAAATATTCGATAAACGAGATATCTCAGCCGCTGTTGGGCCTAGTCGTGACGCATTCAAACTCGCGTTTTCCGACAAAACTATCACTGTTGGAAGCTCGCGAACGCTTTCGGTTGAAGTGACGAACAACCTCAACCAGACTGTCACCGATATTGATGCGCGGATGTTCGCAGATGATCCGCTTAACACCGGTAAGACGGATACGAGTTACATCAAGTCACTAGAACCCGGTGAATCGACAACAGTAAAATTCGATGTGTCTGCGTCGTCTGCAGCGACTGCGGAGAACACGTATCCGGTTTCGTTCGACTTCCGGTACACAGACCGCCGTGGAAACACCCATCTCTCGGACACGTTCCGGTATCCGCTCAACGCGGTCCAGTCTACCGGCGGTAGCGGCCCGCCGCTTGCGTTAATTGGTGGGGTAATTATCGTCGTCCTCGGAGGTGCAGCGGTCGTCTATCGGAGGTATAACTGA
- a CDS encoding efflux RND transporter permease subunit encodes MDIAASVERAIKRLNSVIVDRPRAIIILFVLLTVVLAGGLTSVGMGQGGLDAFTEGLPAQNALDEVNQNFQQPFEPDTETTQLIRTDDNVLTKESLIREVRVLEEINSRSDLWMDTASGPSTLIAKQLNPSASTPTEYRQTLERASPTEIRQTVRELKDNPRFTGSLANDFNPTSVSASASITTVSHTLPKSYGSDELTTVQTEIQSIVKQAPLDMRAFGSGTTESEIRQSMTDSLSLVMPIVILLLLFFLVVAYRDPIDVVLGLIALVMTIIWTFGFIGYAGIPFSQQMISVPVLLLAVGVDFGIHIINRYREETERGFEGIEAMRAANGQLMVAFIIVTVTAVFGFGANIISSLPPIKNLGIASAMGIIFTYLIFGLFLPAAKLVTDDLRARVGVPEFNSKPIASDESALGRALAFPAQVSQYAPTVIVAGLLLSGAVMGAYGSGVGTSFENEDFLPPEDLPDYVEMLPAQLSPGEYTITETMNLLNDKFGQGDSVKIYLEGNFQEDHALEAMAAADDNPPDPLAVGSGGQAETQSIITVLKSHANQNPEFAALVARNDQNDNGIPDQNLERVYDVLFASSASGQAKQYLTEDRRTAQVVYTVDADATQSEVSTAAASLADRFPMKATATGNTVVLAAVMDLIFQSAIQGLAIAVVLTAAFLVLVYGLLERKPLLGVVNVFPILVSLALLLGTMRYLGMSLNALTSTILSISVGVGIAYSVHTTHRFIDEYDRATGAHEAMMVTLTGTGGALFGSMLTTTLGTGALALAITPLLKNFGVLIALSVTYSFLMSIIALPPAVLLWERIRQWGPKSLARLRPAAD; translated from the coding sequence ATGGACATCGCGGCGTCGGTGGAACGGGCGATAAAACGTCTTAACAGTGTTATTGTAGACCGACCACGCGCAATAATCATCCTCTTTGTCCTGTTGACCGTCGTCCTCGCTGGCGGGCTGACTTCTGTCGGCATGGGCCAGGGCGGCCTCGATGCCTTTACTGAGGGGCTCCCCGCGCAGAATGCCTTAGATGAGGTCAATCAGAATTTCCAGCAACCATTCGAACCGGATACTGAAACGACCCAGCTCATCCGAACGGATGATAACGTCCTGACGAAAGAATCACTGATTCGCGAAGTACGTGTTCTTGAGGAAATCAATTCACGGAGCGATCTGTGGATGGATACAGCCAGTGGTCCCTCGACACTCATCGCGAAGCAGTTGAATCCGTCAGCATCGACGCCAACAGAATATCGGCAGACGCTCGAACGAGCTAGCCCGACTGAAATCCGCCAGACCGTTCGCGAACTCAAGGATAACCCACGGTTTACAGGATCGCTTGCTAATGATTTCAACCCGACGAGCGTTTCGGCTTCCGCATCGATCACGACTGTCTCTCATACGCTCCCGAAAAGCTACGGGAGCGACGAATTAACAACGGTCCAGACGGAAATCCAATCAATAGTCAAACAAGCGCCGCTCGATATGCGCGCGTTTGGGTCTGGAACGACCGAGTCCGAGATCAGACAGTCCATGACGGACTCTCTCTCACTTGTGATGCCGATCGTCATCCTCCTGCTGCTGTTTTTCCTCGTTGTCGCCTACCGTGACCCCATTGACGTCGTCCTCGGCCTGATTGCGCTGGTAATGACGATCATTTGGACATTTGGATTTATCGGCTATGCCGGGATTCCGTTCAGCCAGCAGATGATCTCCGTCCCCGTGTTACTGCTCGCTGTCGGCGTTGACTTCGGCATCCACATCATCAACCGCTACCGCGAAGAAACCGAGCGTGGATTTGAGGGAATCGAGGCAATGCGGGCAGCGAACGGCCAACTCATGGTCGCGTTCATCATCGTCACCGTGACCGCCGTATTCGGGTTCGGCGCAAACATCATTTCGAGCCTCCCCCCAATCAAGAACTTGGGTATCGCTTCCGCGATGGGGATCATCTTCACGTACCTCATCTTTGGGCTGTTTTTGCCCGCTGCGAAGCTGGTGACAGATGATCTCCGAGCTCGGGTTGGCGTGCCGGAGTTTAACTCGAAACCGATTGCGTCCGACGAATCAGCGCTGGGACGAGCGTTGGCGTTCCCCGCACAAGTAAGCCAATACGCACCCACAGTGATCGTCGCCGGGCTACTGTTGTCCGGCGCCGTCATGGGTGCGTACGGTTCTGGAGTAGGGACGTCCTTCGAGAACGAGGATTTCCTGCCGCCTGAGGACCTCCCAGACTATGTTGAGATGCTGCCTGCGCAGCTCAGTCCCGGTGAGTACACGATTACGGAGACGATGAACCTCCTGAACGACAAGTTTGGGCAAGGTGATTCGGTGAAAATATATCTTGAAGGGAACTTCCAAGAAGACCACGCACTCGAAGCCATGGCTGCTGCAGACGATAATCCGCCAGATCCACTTGCCGTCGGCTCGGGCGGGCAGGCTGAGACCCAGAGCATCATCACAGTCCTCAAATCCCACGCGAACCAGAACCCGGAGTTCGCGGCTCTAGTCGCTCGCAACGACCAAAATGACAACGGGATTCCCGACCAGAATCTGGAACGCGTCTACGACGTGTTGTTTGCCTCTTCAGCAAGTGGGCAAGCCAAGCAATACCTCACGGAAGACCGCCGAACTGCACAAGTCGTGTATACGGTTGACGCAGACGCAACCCAGTCAGAAGTTTCCACTGCTGCAGCAAGCTTAGCAGACCGATTCCCGATGAAAGCGACTGCAACAGGGAATACCGTTGTGCTTGCAGCGGTCATGGATTTGATCTTCCAGTCGGCGATTCAAGGGTTAGCAATTGCGGTCGTATTGACAGCGGCATTCCTCGTGCTGGTGTATGGCCTGCTTGAACGGAAGCCACTGCTGGGAGTGGTGAACGTCTTCCCAATCTTGGTATCGCTTGCGTTACTCTTGGGTACAATGCGGTATCTGGGAATGTCGCTAAATGCATTGACCTCAACAATTCTCTCAATCTCAGTCGGGGTTGGGATTGCCTACTCAGTGCACACCACTCATCGGTTTATTGACGAGTACGACCGAGCAACTGGCGCACATGAGGCGATGATGGTGACGTTGACGGGAACTGGTGGTGCACTGTTCGGGAGTATGCTCACCACGACACTCGGGACTGGTGCGCTTGCTCTCGCAATTACGCCACTGCTCAAGAACTTCGGCGTCCTCATTGCGCTCAGCGTGACGTATTCGTTCCTCATGTCGATCATCGCGCTGCCACCAGCTGTATTACTATGGGAGCGCATCCGACAGTGGGGCCCGAAATCGCTAGCACGTCTCCGTCCTGCAGCCGACTAA
- a CDS encoding mechanosensitive ion channel family protein, which yields MGLLLQSTVDPTKTLIVVVSAVTLGVVIWVLGKNLKSRIQSANAEVIRASLVLILTSIVTGILIVQWGATGTALSVVGLLEFGIGVSVRILLTILFVVAVYAFSRILKRLLLGGNGYSRVTSAYQRRVSYYVSQVAVYIFSVFGILSLWGVQLADLLLGAGVLGIVLGFAAKETLGSILAGFILMLSRPFSVGDWVQIGEHEGFITEITINNVRLRNLDGEHIVLPNEAVQNRTIINRSREGKLRLRIEVGIDYDVDLDHAETVAQDSISELDDVMNQPEPQVLPVRFDDSAVVFELRFWIDSPTPQRK from the coding sequence ATGGGCCTTCTTCTTCAGTCTACGGTAGATCCTACAAAGACCCTCATCGTTGTTGTTAGTGCCGTTACCCTCGGTGTAGTAATTTGGGTTCTTGGAAAAAACCTAAAATCACGTATTCAATCAGCTAACGCTGAGGTAATTCGTGCATCTCTAGTCTTAATTTTGACATCAATAGTTACTGGTATACTTATCGTTCAATGGGGTGCTACTGGAACAGCGCTGTCTGTTGTTGGATTGCTTGAATTCGGGATTGGAGTTAGTGTCCGAATCCTACTAACGATACTCTTTGTTGTCGCTGTGTATGCTTTCTCTCGGATTCTGAAGCGTCTCTTGTTAGGTGGTAACGGTTATAGCAGGGTCACTTCGGCGTATCAGCGTCGGGTCAGTTACTACGTTAGCCAAGTTGCGGTCTATATTTTCTCTGTATTTGGGATTCTCTCTTTGTGGGGCGTCCAACTTGCTGATTTGCTATTAGGTGCTGGTGTCCTCGGTATCGTACTGGGGTTTGCAGCCAAGGAGACGCTCGGCTCAATTCTCGCTGGGTTTATCCTGATGCTTTCGCGCCCTTTTTCTGTGGGTGATTGGGTGCAAATTGGTGAGCATGAAGGATTTATTACAGAGATAACGATCAACAACGTCCGATTACGAAATCTAGATGGAGAGCATATCGTACTACCAAACGAAGCCGTGCAGAACCGAACGATCATCAACCGAAGTCGGGAGGGAAAGCTTAGGTTGCGGATTGAGGTCGGGATCGATTACGATGTTGACCTAGATCACGCTGAGACTGTTGCACAGGATTCGATTTCAGAACTTGATGACGTTATGAATCAACCTGAACCACAGGTACTTCCAGTTCGATTTGATGACTCGGCAGTTGTTTTTGAGCTTCGTTTCTGGATAGATTCTCCAACGCCACAGCGAAAATGA
- a CDS encoding RNA-guided endonuclease InsQ/TnpB family protein: MEYRRTAVIKLDTPEGADDSLRETVEQFKHCANTASEWCWHGDDGYHVTSKAKAERALYDRLRDETDLTANLVQKGIRRAVEAVKSGVSRLKRGENTSQPHFSADSAVYDKRSATFHRDHVSLSTVDGRVECDYILPDDSETPPTKYVSDEDFEFRMAHLQYCDGDWYLHASMRKVEADDEPKSESKHRTVLGVDVGVNNLAVASTGQFWSADEFNHWRREYEKRRGSLQQCGSRHAHENIESVGQKETGRFKIYLHTVANELLEEAVENDCSHIVFEDLTHIRENIPEATWQHVWAFRRLYEYVEYKAEEHGIEVVQVDPRNTSKRCSTCGFTHDDNRHQESFECQKCGYENHADYNASKNIGLQYLRRRQNAGDGGAPVDVRLNRGTLNVSGEYVPPASTEA, from the coding sequence GTGGAATACCGTCGTACTGCCGTCATCAAACTCGACACGCCCGAAGGAGCTGACGACTCCCTTCGAGAGACTGTCGAGCAGTTCAAACACTGCGCCAACACCGCGAGTGAATGGTGCTGGCACGGCGACGACGGCTACCACGTCACCTCAAAAGCCAAAGCCGAACGCGCCCTCTACGACCGACTCCGCGACGAAACCGACCTGACCGCAAACCTCGTCCAGAAAGGAATTCGCAGGGCAGTCGAAGCCGTCAAAAGCGGAGTCTCACGTCTCAAACGTGGTGAGAACACATCGCAACCGCACTTTTCTGCTGATAGCGCGGTGTACGACAAGCGGAGCGCAACGTTCCACCGCGACCACGTATCGCTGTCCACCGTAGACGGGCGCGTCGAGTGCGATTACATCCTTCCCGACGACTCGGAGACACCGCCGACAAAGTACGTCTCCGACGAGGACTTCGAGTTTCGGATGGCACACTTGCAGTACTGCGACGGTGACTGGTATCTCCACGCCTCGATGCGGAAAGTCGAAGCAGACGACGAACCCAAATCCGAGTCCAAGCACAGAACAGTCCTTGGTGTGGATGTAGGCGTGAACAACCTCGCCGTCGCTTCGACGGGGCAATTCTGGTCAGCAGACGAGTTCAACCACTGGCGTCGAGAGTACGAGAAACGCCGTGGGTCGCTTCAGCAGTGTGGGTCTCGACACGCCCACGAGAACATCGAATCAGTCGGACAGAAAGAGACCGGGCGGTTCAAGATATACCTACACACGGTGGCGAACGAACTTCTTGAGGAAGCCGTCGAGAACGACTGTTCGCACATCGTGTTCGAGGATTTGACCCACATTCGGGAGAACATTCCCGAGGCGACGTGGCAACACGTGTGGGCGTTCCGACGCCTCTACGAGTACGTCGAATACAAGGCCGAAGAACACGGTATCGAGGTCGTCCAGGTTGACCCGCGCAACACGTCGAAGCGTTGCTCGACGTGTGGGTTTACCCACGACGACAATCGCCACCAAGAGTCGTTCGAGTGTCAGAAGTGTGGGTATGAGAACCACGCGGACTACAACGCCTCGAAGAATATCGGTTTGCAGTATCTCCGTCGTCGGCAAAACGCAGGCGATGGAGGCGCACCCGTAGATGTGCGCTTGAATCGCGGGACGCTGAACGTGAGCGGGGAGTACGTCCCCCCTGCCTCTACCGAGGCATAG